Proteins encoded within one genomic window of Couchioplanes caeruleus:
- a CDS encoding ATP-binding protein, which produces MTEAFAELGRIRLADPDVDTLLVKITQLAKRSIAGASEVSITLLQGDQAHTAAVTGELARKLDERQYESGHGPCLDASVGTTILSVPDIASEDRWPDWTATARQAGVGSSLSIGLPMREEAACGLNIYATEAHAFDDDAITLAQTFAGFAAVGLANAHPHQTPATPTGHPRAATAALNSAALVESMKEAFVAVDPDGVVVEFNRAAHDLLGWPAEEVLGRHLADTVLPDYDGEPIGKALNRLFAAGARPRSVPRRVSLRHRDGRRLPAQMVLSVIRGAAGALACVFVTDLSQQTAAENDAERQRRFLATLLDNLDVGVVALGPDGTPLVVNRALRRVHGIGEDWSAAEVTQAVAESVCDLDGTPLPLSQTPLLRALRGEHVRAADVLVRMPGVPDRIFVSHAQPITTSEGTRLGAVAALHDVTAIRRAEGFRDCEQQVWQVLAAAATVGDAAPATLRAVSETLGWPHGELWLVDPLTDTLQMTGHWSTAEGQCGDLHLDPVTRGVGVIGTVWATGQPLWVPDITDTADSATEQSLVQAQTCAHTRLHTFLAVPIRDGDAVLGVLAYYCGTREQDQDLLTVLLSGVAAQFGMFVALRRSADLAEQLLRTRNDFLTLVGHELRTPLTSITSYATMLADDPTIGADEARHMLHVIARNAGSLRTIVDDLLDLSGLEAGHLQLAVTEHDLVDIVASAVAAAEPAAAANGVRLHTKLPKRLSLHGDPARLRQAVDNLLSNAITYSPHGGDVRIRLTARPEMAELRITDSGIGIPAGEHHHLFDRFYRASNVAHQGFPGAGLGLALVHAITALHRGDISFDIKHHQPGASVRLRLPRRSRTPQPRLQGRQP; this is translated from the coding sequence GTGACGGAGGCGTTCGCTGAGCTCGGCCGCATCCGGCTCGCCGACCCCGACGTCGACACGCTGCTGGTCAAGATCACACAGCTGGCCAAGCGCTCCATCGCCGGCGCGAGCGAGGTCAGCATAACCCTTTTGCAGGGGGACCAGGCTCACACTGCCGCGGTCACCGGTGAGCTCGCCCGCAAGCTCGATGAGAGGCAGTACGAGAGCGGACACGGTCCGTGCCTGGATGCCTCCGTCGGGACCACGATCCTGTCCGTGCCCGACATCGCCAGCGAGGACCGCTGGCCTGACTGGACGGCCACGGCCCGGCAGGCCGGTGTGGGTAGTTCCCTGTCGATCGGCCTGCCGATGCGGGAAGAGGCAGCCTGCGGGCTGAACATCTACGCCACCGAGGCGCACGCCTTCGACGACGACGCGATCACGCTGGCCCAGACGTTCGCCGGGTTCGCCGCCGTCGGCCTCGCCAACGCCCACCCGCACCAGACCCCGGCCACACCGACCGGCCATCCCCGCGCGGCAACGGCGGCGCTGAATTCGGCCGCGTTGGTGGAAAGTATGAAAGAGGCGTTCGTTGCGGTGGATCCGGACGGCGTGGTGGTGGAGTTCAACCGGGCCGCGCACGACCTGCTGGGCTGGCCCGCGGAGGAGGTCCTCGGCCGGCATCTCGCCGACACGGTGCTACCCGACTACGACGGTGAGCCGATCGGGAAAGCGCTGAACCGGCTGTTCGCGGCCGGCGCACGGCCCCGTTCGGTGCCGCGCCGGGTCAGCCTGCGCCACCGTGACGGCCGCCGGCTGCCCGCCCAGATGGTGCTGTCGGTGATCCGCGGCGCCGCCGGAGCGCTGGCCTGCGTGTTCGTCACCGACCTGTCGCAGCAGACCGCGGCCGAGAACGACGCCGAGCGGCAACGCCGATTCCTGGCCACGTTGTTGGACAACCTCGACGTCGGAGTCGTCGCGCTAGGCCCGGACGGCACGCCGCTGGTGGTCAACCGGGCGCTGCGCCGGGTGCACGGTATAGGCGAGGACTGGAGCGCCGCGGAGGTGACCCAAGCAGTCGCCGAGAGCGTTTGCGATCTCGACGGCACGCCGCTGCCGCTGTCGCAAACGCCGCTGCTGCGCGCTCTCCGTGGTGAACACGTGCGGGCCGCCGACGTGCTGGTCAGAATGCCCGGCGTCCCGGACCGGATCTTCGTCTCCCACGCGCAACCCATCACCACCAGCGAGGGGACGCGACTGGGCGCCGTAGCGGCGCTGCACGACGTGACCGCGATCCGCCGCGCGGAAGGATTCCGGGACTGCGAGCAACAGGTCTGGCAGGTCTTGGCCGCTGCGGCCACCGTCGGCGACGCCGCGCCCGCCACGCTGCGCGCCGTGTCCGAGACGTTGGGCTGGCCGCACGGCGAACTGTGGCTCGTCGACCCGCTCACCGACACCCTGCAGATGACCGGGCATTGGAGCACCGCCGAAGGGCAGTGCGGGGACCTGCACCTCGATCCGGTGACCCGAGGCGTCGGCGTCATCGGCACCGTGTGGGCCACCGGCCAGCCGCTGTGGGTGCCGGACATCACCGACACCGCAGACTCGGCCACCGAGCAGTCCCTCGTCCAGGCGCAGACCTGCGCCCACACGCGATTGCACACTTTCCTGGCGGTGCCGATCCGCGACGGCGACGCCGTGCTGGGCGTGCTGGCCTACTACTGCGGCACCCGGGAGCAGGACCAGGACCTGCTCACCGTGCTCCTCAGCGGTGTGGCCGCCCAGTTCGGCATGTTCGTGGCCCTGCGCCGCAGCGCCGACCTGGCCGAGCAACTGCTACGAACCCGTAACGACTTCCTCACCCTGGTCGGCCATGAACTGCGCACCCCGCTGACCTCGATCACCAGCTACGCCACCATGCTCGCCGACGACCCCACCATCGGTGCCGACGAGGCCCGCCACATGCTGCACGTCATCGCCCGCAACGCCGGCAGTCTGCGCACCATCGTCGACGACCTGCTGGACCTGTCCGGCCTGGAAGCCGGACACCTCCAGCTCGCCGTCACCGAGCACGACCTGGTCGACATCGTCGCCTCCGCAGTAGCCGCCGCGGAACCGGCCGCGGCGGCCAACGGCGTACGGCTGCACACCAAACTCCCCAAACGCCTATCCCTGCACGGCGACCCCGCCCGGCTCCGCCAGGCCGTGGACAACCTGTTGTCCAACGCCATCACCTACAGCCCTCACGGCGGCGACGTCCGTATCCGCCTCACCGCACGCCCCGAGATGGCCGAACTGCGCATCACCGATTCCGGCATCGGCATCCCCGCCGGCGAACACCACCATCTCTTCGACCGGTTCTACCGCGCCAGCAACGTCGCCCACCAGGGCTTCCCCGGCGCCGGCCTCGGCCTTGCCCTCGTGCACGCCATCACTGCCCTGCACCGCGGCGACATCAGCTTCGACATCAAACATCACCAGCCCGGCGCGAGCGTGCGGCTGCGGCTGCCGCGCCGCAGCCGCACACCGCAACCCCGACTCCAAGGAAGACAACCGTGA
- a CDS encoding pentapeptide repeat-containing protein: MIRSSLRLASIVGAVAIALVVGLWIIPPLLYPPLSASSLVGVVDPQARIELQQAQSKLQNELRSSLLQGLAGILVIVGAAATWRQVQISRDGQITDRFSRAIEHLGSDNSDVRIGAIYTLEQVAANSPADRTPIQYLVAGFVRRHAQWHDGAPDCPMHPDIDMTLPWLYMRAPDVQAAMSVLGRRPPSLQARRLYLSRTDLRSVELGGADLTEAQIRYANLARAWLPGATLNRSDLKGTDLRHANLAGARLVNSSMAGACLMEADLTGADLRGADLRGADLRARNLDAARLDGAHWDATTKWPEGRP; the protein is encoded by the coding sequence ATGATCCGATCCAGCCTGCGGCTCGCCTCCATCGTCGGAGCAGTGGCCATAGCGTTGGTCGTCGGCCTGTGGATCATTCCGCCCCTTCTCTATCCGCCGCTGTCCGCGTCCTCCCTGGTCGGCGTCGTGGACCCACAGGCACGTATCGAGCTGCAGCAGGCGCAATCCAAGCTCCAGAACGAGTTGCGGTCGAGCTTGCTGCAAGGACTGGCGGGAATCCTGGTCATCGTCGGCGCGGCAGCCACATGGCGACAAGTGCAGATCAGCCGGGACGGACAGATCACCGACCGGTTCTCCCGCGCCATCGAGCACCTTGGCAGCGACAACTCCGACGTCCGGATCGGCGCCATCTACACGCTGGAACAGGTTGCTGCCAACTCACCCGCCGATCGGACCCCGATCCAGTACCTCGTCGCGGGGTTCGTCCGCCGACACGCCCAGTGGCATGACGGCGCACCGGATTGCCCGATGCACCCCGATATCGACATGACCCTGCCGTGGCTCTACATGCGTGCTCCGGACGTCCAGGCGGCGATGAGTGTGTTGGGCCGCCGACCACCATCCCTGCAGGCACGGCGCTTGTATCTGTCGCGGACCGACCTACGCAGCGTTGAGCTCGGCGGCGCAGACCTCACGGAAGCGCAGATCCGGTACGCCAATCTCGCCCGCGCCTGGCTGCCGGGCGCCACGCTGAACCGCAGCGACCTCAAGGGCACGGACCTCCGGCACGCGAATCTTGCCGGCGCTCGATTGGTCAACTCGTCGATGGCCGGCGCCTGCCTGATGGAGGCCGATCTCACGGGGGCAGACCTGCGCGGTGCAGACCTCCGAGGTGCCGACCTCCGCGCTCGGAACCTCGATGCAGCACGCCTGGACGGAGCGCACTGGGACGCGACGACAAAGTGGCCCGAAGGTCGCCCATAG
- a CDS encoding IS630 family transposase has product MARTGRPTAPLVLTDEERATLTRWSRRAKSSQALAVRSRIILACAEGAANTDVATALGVHLSTAGKWRRRFLAERLDGLIDEQRPGRPPSIALDKVEEVVVATLEQTPRNATHWSRASMAEKSGLSKSTIGRIWRDFGLKPHRAETFKLSTDPQFIEKVVDVVGLYHHPPERAVVLCVDEKSQIQALNRSQPVLPMMPGMPERRTHDYHRNGITSLFAAFDTADGTVISELHRQHRATEFKQFLITIDKTVPADLDVHLICDNYGTHKTPAIRAWLTKHPRFHMHFTPTGSSWINQVERWFGFLADQKIRRGTHNSVQALEADIRSWIADWNSNPRPFIWTKTAEEILESLARFCRRISGAAH; this is encoded by the coding sequence ATGGCACGTACCGGGCGCCCGACTGCACCGCTGGTGTTGACCGATGAGGAACGCGCGACGTTGACCCGGTGGTCGCGTCGGGCGAAGTCTTCGCAGGCCCTCGCTGTGCGATCGAGGATCATCCTGGCGTGCGCCGAAGGTGCCGCGAACACTGATGTAGCAACGGCTCTGGGCGTACACCTGTCCACTGCGGGTAAGTGGCGGCGGCGGTTCCTGGCCGAACGTCTCGACGGTTTGATCGATGAACAACGTCCGGGCCGGCCGCCGTCGATCGCCCTGGACAAGGTCGAAGAAGTCGTCGTCGCCACCCTGGAACAGACACCGCGTAACGCCACTCACTGGTCACGCGCGTCGATGGCGGAGAAGTCCGGGCTGTCGAAGTCGACGATCGGCCGGATCTGGCGCGACTTCGGCCTCAAGCCGCACCGGGCTGAGACGTTCAAACTGTCCACCGACCCGCAGTTCATCGAGAAAGTCGTCGACGTCGTCGGCCTCTACCATCATCCGCCCGAACGAGCCGTGGTGCTGTGCGTGGACGAGAAGTCCCAGATCCAGGCCCTCAACCGCTCCCAGCCGGTCCTGCCGATGATGCCCGGCATGCCCGAACGCCGCACCCACGACTACCACCGCAACGGCATCACCAGCCTGTTCGCCGCGTTCGACACCGCCGACGGCACCGTCATCAGCGAACTGCACCGCCAGCACCGCGCGACCGAGTTCAAACAGTTCCTGATCACCATCGACAAGACCGTCCCGGCCGACCTGGACGTGCACCTGATCTGCGACAACTACGGCACCCACAAAACCCCCGCCATCCGGGCCTGGCTGACGAAACATCCCCGCTTCCACATGCACTTCACCCCGACCGGCTCGTCCTGGATCAACCAGGTCGAACGCTGGTTCGGCTTCCTCGCCGACCAGAAGATCCGCCGCGGCACCCACAACAGCGTCCAGGCCCTGGAAGCCGACATCCGGTCCTGGATCGCCGACTGGAACAGCAATCCGCGACCGTTCATCTGGACCAAGACCGCCGAAGAGATCCTCGAATCACTCGCCCGATTTTGTAGGCGAATTTCCGGCGCAGCACACTAG
- a CDS encoding MarR family winged helix-turn-helix transcriptional regulator, protein MFIPYRAMEKEVLDALAAAGFDDVTLAQARVFQRINPDGSRLTELAEAAQLTKQTVGFLVDQLERAGYVERTPDPRDRRARLVRVADRGAAAVRASAGVVAEIEARWAEHLGPARTAHLREALTALREITDPYA, encoded by the coding sequence ATGTTCATCCCGTACCGGGCCATGGAGAAGGAGGTGCTGGATGCGCTCGCCGCGGCCGGGTTCGATGACGTCACGCTGGCCCAGGCGCGGGTGTTCCAGCGCATCAACCCGGACGGGTCGCGGCTGACCGAACTGGCCGAGGCGGCGCAGTTGACCAAGCAGACCGTGGGTTTTCTGGTCGACCAGCTGGAGCGGGCAGGCTACGTCGAGCGGACACCGGACCCGCGCGACCGGCGTGCGCGGCTGGTGCGTGTCGCCGATCGGGGCGCCGCGGCGGTTCGGGCGAGCGCGGGTGTCGTCGCCGAGATCGAGGCTCGGTGGGCGGAGCATCTCGGTCCCGCCCGGACCGCCCATCTGCGGGAAGCGCTCACCGCACTCCGCGAGATCACCGATCCGTACGCCTGA
- a CDS encoding GGDEF domain-containing protein, producing the protein MGTNAAVQTRTAGNTDDRPATITGIAGAVAELSASAPHAEARLAAAVQALEMASVAELRTLAESADRTERLAAELGRTDLVMRARLVRAEAFMRQGDLTASGRIARDVSAWAAEHDRAYVLARSHLVLSRFRRHLGDPSDALGHAVQCLALTGHEVPAGIRARHLSHLAVTLCESGSLDEASRRYREAFTVATAIGDFELSLRLLNNLAYTASKNNDGEEVQTLVGEMRAFAARHGVPLEAAYLDTIARIEVTRGRYAEAEATLRPVLDSAAEGPPVDSHTLAESLLTVAEAQRLRGDVAAAQLTLDRAVVVCEEYEIASARARVRGEQAQLYAATGRYREAYEEHRRFHAETQALQSAQREARARTLQAVFETDEARQESVRFREMAQRDSLTGLYNRRFVDEHLALLLEQAAERATPLSAALIDLDHFKRINDTLSHATGDAVLKQVAAFLADTATDSAVAARLGGEEFLLLLPDTGIDEAVRRCERLRLAIAGHPWHPVTGNLQVTVSVGVTTIGDGNSTPSALLARADHNLYAAKRMGRNRVVADPLG; encoded by the coding sequence GTGGGCACCAACGCGGCGGTCCAGACACGGACCGCAGGGAACACCGATGATCGACCGGCTACGATCACCGGCATCGCCGGTGCCGTCGCCGAACTGTCCGCGTCGGCGCCGCATGCCGAGGCGCGACTGGCGGCCGCAGTCCAGGCGCTGGAGATGGCCTCCGTGGCAGAGCTCCGGACCCTCGCCGAGTCGGCCGACCGCACGGAGCGGCTGGCGGCTGAGTTGGGCCGCACCGACCTGGTGATGAGGGCGCGGCTGGTGCGCGCCGAGGCGTTCATGCGGCAGGGCGACCTGACGGCGTCGGGCCGGATCGCGCGCGACGTCAGCGCGTGGGCCGCCGAGCACGACCGCGCCTACGTGCTGGCCCGCAGCCACCTCGTGTTGTCCCGCTTCCGCCGCCACCTCGGCGACCCGTCCGACGCCCTCGGCCACGCCGTCCAGTGCCTGGCACTCACTGGCCACGAGGTGCCCGCCGGCATCCGCGCACGGCACCTGTCGCACCTCGCCGTGACGCTCTGTGAGAGCGGCTCGTTGGACGAGGCCTCGCGCCGGTACCGCGAGGCGTTCACCGTCGCCACCGCCATCGGCGACTTCGAGCTGTCCCTTCGCCTGCTCAACAACCTGGCCTACACGGCGTCCAAGAACAACGACGGCGAGGAGGTCCAGACTCTCGTCGGTGAGATGCGGGCGTTCGCGGCCCGTCACGGCGTGCCGTTGGAAGCCGCGTACCTCGACACGATCGCGCGGATCGAGGTGACGCGTGGCCGGTACGCCGAGGCGGAGGCGACCCTGCGCCCGGTCCTGGATTCCGCGGCCGAGGGACCGCCGGTCGACAGCCACACCCTGGCCGAGTCTCTGCTGACCGTGGCGGAGGCGCAGCGGTTGCGTGGTGACGTCGCGGCTGCCCAGCTCACCTTGGACCGGGCGGTCGTGGTGTGCGAGGAGTACGAGATCGCATCAGCACGGGCGCGGGTACGCGGCGAGCAGGCCCAGCTGTACGCGGCGACCGGTCGATACCGTGAGGCGTACGAGGAGCACCGGCGCTTCCACGCCGAGACCCAGGCGTTGCAGTCCGCCCAGCGCGAGGCGCGCGCCCGCACCCTCCAGGCGGTCTTCGAAACGGACGAGGCGCGCCAGGAAAGCGTACGGTTCCGGGAGATGGCGCAGCGCGACTCGCTTACCGGCCTCTACAACCGCCGCTTCGTCGACGAACACCTGGCGCTGCTGTTGGAGCAGGCGGCCGAACGCGCAACCCCGCTCTCCGCGGCGCTGATCGATCTCGACCACTTCAAGCGCATCAACGACACCCTGTCGCACGCCACCGGCGACGCGGTCCTGAAGCAGGTCGCCGCGTTCCTTGCCGACACGGCCACCGACTCGGCTGTCGCCGCCCGGCTCGGCGGCGAAGAGTTCCTGCTCCTCCTGCCGGACACCGGCATCGACGAGGCAGTGCGCCGCTGTGAGCGGCTGCGGCTGGCGATCGCCGGCCATCCATGGCACCCGGTCACCGGGAACCTGCAGGTCACCGTCAGCGTCGGTGTGACGACTATCGGCGACGGGAACAGTACGCCGTCCGCGCTGCTCGCCCGGGCCGACCACAATCTCTACGCGGCGAAGCGCATGGGGCGCAACCGGGTCGTGGCCGACCCGCTCGGATGA
- a CDS encoding transposase: MHASHPTVRKVWVDGGYQTTVWRRGARHGIDVERVTRRPAERGFRASPRRWVVERTFGWLMQHRRLALDYESPPQGSRAMILWAMANTMSRRPAGESTQTWRD; the protein is encoded by the coding sequence TTGCACGCCTCGCATCCCACGGTCCGCAAGGTCTGGGTCGATGGCGGCTACCAGACCACCGTGTGGCGGCGCGGAGCCCGACATGGCATCGACGTCGAGAGAGTCACCCGCCGCCCGGCGGAGAGAGGCTTCCGCGCGTCGCCTCGCCGCTGGGTGGTCGAGCGAACCTTCGGCTGGCTGATGCAACACCGCCGGCTCGCCCTCGACTACGAGTCCCCGCCCCAAGGATCACGCGCCATGATCCTCTGGGCCATGGCTAACACAATGTCCCGCCGACCGGCGGGAGAATCCACACAAACCTGGCGCGACTGA
- a CDS encoding maleylpyruvate isomerase family mycothiol-dependent enzyme: MDAEQTWHLIHQQRLAIGDLLDGLIPAQWESPSLCDAWRIRDVAAHLTTVPMPPSPGSLFVDLVRARGSFHRLNNLATRRRAARPTAQIVADLRAHAASREVPIVSNVRNVLFDVLVHGQDIAIPLGIHLPVPLDAAAAGASRVWSMGWPFWAKRRLRGMRLTATDTEWSVGSGAEIRGPIRALLLLLTGRTSAAAPLLSGEGVTHAANRSTTNRSTT, encoded by the coding sequence ATGGACGCCGAACAGACGTGGCACCTCATCCACCAGCAGCGCCTGGCGATCGGCGACCTGCTCGACGGGCTGATCCCGGCACAGTGGGAATCACCGTCCCTGTGCGACGCATGGCGGATCCGCGATGTAGCGGCGCACCTGACGACCGTGCCGATGCCACCGTCACCCGGCTCCCTGTTCGTGGACCTGGTCCGGGCGCGCGGCAGCTTCCACCGGTTGAACAACCTGGCCACCCGGCGCCGCGCCGCGCGGCCGACCGCGCAGATCGTCGCCGACCTGCGCGCACACGCCGCCTCCCGCGAGGTGCCCATCGTCTCCAACGTCCGTAACGTCCTGTTCGACGTGCTGGTCCACGGGCAGGACATCGCCATCCCGCTCGGGATTCACCTGCCGGTGCCGCTCGACGCTGCGGCCGCCGGGGCCAGCCGGGTCTGGTCCATGGGTTGGCCGTTCTGGGCGAAACGCCGCCTGCGCGGCATGCGACTGACGGCCACCGACACGGAGTGGTCCGTCGGGTCGGGAGCGGAGATCAGGGGGCCCATCCGTGCCCTGCTCCTGTTGCTGACCGGTCGCACCTCCGCCGCGGCGCCACTGCTGTCCGGCGAGGGGGTCACGCACGCTGCCAACCGCAGCACGACTAACCGCAGCACGACCTGA